In Oreochromis aureus strain Israel breed Guangdong linkage group 15, ZZ_aureus, whole genome shotgun sequence, a single genomic region encodes these proteins:
- the zbtb1 gene encoding zinc finger and BTB domain-containing protein 1: MCGLTARRALRKCFHPAGGEEEEEAAPSSPQQTVRGGPFGAREPHSSSPSAGLRDPRAMARPSHSDHVLQQLNNQREWGFLCDCLIAIGDIYFRAHKAVLAACSSYFRMMFIRDQQGAGRLDLSNMQISAECFDLILQLMYLGRIVVGSYEFEELKASMAYLQMYYIPDSLEDLRDIRSSNITPSSSASASSSSSSSSSAGPAGGKMMFGVRMYEQQRPAAPEGERLPKAVTSSTGRPAVPAAVGRPATTEEAATTPLIVAAPVSDGAGEQPCDLRKRSGGRSSTLKDRPRFGRTYTCDDCGFVFSCEKLLIEHILTCTNRKAFHPPRGNTEGDNDSSKAESSASESVEEHRVICKGEDDWPEAKTARSVPGGPDGEAGSTRSIKTEPEESMFPEIEVVRVGEHAARDFSARFGDAALRDKMPSDREPEPGVSGLENSSEPFEGNDSGIPAKLRKVKDEKQDADGTPCEVCGALLLEEDKSAHYLSNHMGHICACGRCGQVLIKGRQLQEHAERCGESHGAESDSHGEDEASLLEEPHGMEEGLLEAADLACPHCGLLFQNESLALEHALSCHDQELFRPTMLEEGGEPDHRRKHFCSICGKGFYQRCHLREHYTVHTKEKQFTCQTCGKQFLRERQLRLHTDMHKGMARYVCPVCDQGTFLKHDHVRHMISHLSAGETICQVCFQIFPGGEQLEKHMDVHLYICGVCGEKFRLRKDMRSHYNSKHTKRL; encoded by the exons ATGTGCGGCTTGACGGCGCGGCGGGCTTTGCGGAAGTGCTTTCATCCTGcgggaggagaagaagaagaagaggctgCTCCTTCGTCTCCACAGCAAACCGTCCGCGGAGGACCCTTCGGAGCCCGGGAACCCCACAGCAGCAGCCCCTCCGCCGGCCTCCGGGACCCACG GGCGATGGCGAGGCCGAGCCACAGCGATCACGTCCTCCAGCAACTCAACAACCAGCGCGAGTGGGGCTTCCTGTGCGACTGTCTCATTGCCATCGGCGACATCTACTTCCGGGCTCACAAGGCGGTGCTGGCGGCCTGCAGCTCCTACTTCAGGATGATGTTCATCCGggaccagcagggggcgggccgcctggacctgagtaacatgCAGATCAGTGCTGAGTGCTTCGACCTCATCCTGCAGCTCATGTACCTCGGGCGCATCGTCGTGGGCAGTTATGAGTTTGAGGAGCTGAAAGCGTCCATGGCATACCTGCAGATGTACTACATCCCCGACTCGCTGGAGGACCTCAGGGACATCAGGAGCTCCAATATCACGCCGTCCTCCTCTgcctctgcctcctcctcctcctcatccagcTCCTCCGCTGGGCCTGCTGGCGGGAAGATGATGTTTGGTGTGCGCATGTACGAGCAGCAGCGGCCCGCGGCACCTGAAGGGGAGCGTCTGCCGAAGGCCGTCACGAGCAGCACGGGGCGTCCGGCCGTTCCTGCTGCAGTTGGCAGGCCAGCCACGACTGAAGAGGCGGCAACCACTCCTCTGATTGTGGCGGCGCCAGTTTCAGACGGAGCAGGTGAGCAGCCGTGTGACCTGAGGAAGCGGTCGGGCGGCAGGAGTTCAACTCTCAAGGACCGCCCTAGGTTCGGTCGCACGTACACCTGTGATGACTGTGGCTTCGTGTTCAGCTGCGAGAAGCTTCTAATCGAGCATATCCTCACCTGTACCAACCGCAAAGCCTTCCACCCACCCCGAGGCAACACTGAGGGTGACAACGACTCAAGTAAAGCAGAGAGCTCCGCCTCAGAGAGCGTGGAGGAGCACCGGGTCATCTGTAAAGGCGAGGACGACTGGCCTGAGGCCAAGACTGCCCGGTCAGTCCCAGGCGGACCAGACGGCGAGGCTGGGTCCACCAGGAGCATCAAGACCGAACCAGAAGAGAGCATGTTCCCTGAGATTGAGGTGGTCCGTGTCGGTGAGCACGCCGCCAGAGATTTTAGTGCTCGCTTTGGTGACGCAGCGCTGAGGGACAAGATGCCATCGGACCGCGAGCCCGAGCCCGGTGTCTCCGGTTTGGAAAACAGCAGCGAGCCTTTCGAAGGCAACGATTCCGGCATCCCCGCCAAGCTCCGGAAGGTCAAAGACGAGAAGCAGGATGCTGATGGCACGCCCTGCGAGGTGTGCGGCGCTCTGTTATTGGAGGAGGACAAGTCCGCGCACTACCTGTCTAACCACATGGGGCACATATGTGCCTGCGGCAGGTGCGGCCAGGTGTTGATCAAAGGCCGGCAGCTGCAGGAGCACGCCGAGCGCTGCGGTGAATCCCACGGAGCCGAGTCGGACTCCCATGGCGAGGATGAGGCGTCCCTGCTGGAGGAGCCGCACGGGATGGAGGAGGGGCTACTGGAGGCGGCCGACCTGGCGTGCCCGCACTGCGGCCTGCTGTTCCAGAACGAGAGCCTAGCGCTGGAGCACGCTCTATCCTGCCACGACCAGGAGCTGTTCCGGCCCACCATGCTGGAGGAAGGCGGCGAGCCCGACCACCGCCGCAAACACTTCTGCAGCATCTGCGGCAAAGGCTTCTACCAGCGCTGCCACCTGCGTGAGCACTACACCGTCCACACCAAGGAAAAGCAGTTCACCTGCCAGACCTGTGGCAAGCAGTTCCTGCGTGAGCGCCAACTCCGCCTCCACACTGACATGCATAAAGGTATGGCGCGCTACGTGTGCCCCGTGTGCGACCAGGGGACCTTCCTCAAACACGACCATGTGCGTCACATGATCTCCCACCTGTCAGCTGGGGAAACCATCTGCCAGGTGTGCTTCCAGATCTTCCCGGGTGGCGAACAGCTGGAGAAGCACATGGACGTCCACCTGTACATCTGTGGCGTGTGCGGTGAGAAGTTCCGCTTGCGCAAAGACATGCGGAGCCACTATAACTCCAAACACACCAAGAGACTATAA